The Arvicanthis niloticus isolate mArvNil1 chromosome 2, mArvNil1.pat.X, whole genome shotgun sequence genome includes a window with the following:
- the LOC117703897 gene encoding olfactory receptor 8K3-like, translated as MEKQNLTVMNEFILVGITDRPELQAPLFGLFFIIYLTSLMGNMGMIILTIVDSRLQTPMYFFLKHLAVTDLGYSTAIGPKMIENFVVNQNTISYYLCAIQLACFLLFITCELFILSAMSYDRYVAICNPLLYTAIMSQKKCWLLVVIAYLYGLFLSLTITLKMFKLSFCSYNVINHFFCDCITLVPLLCSNTHDIQLVILIFAIFDLISSLLVVLMSYLLILIAILRMNSTAGRHKAFATCGSHLTVVIVFYGTLISMYLQPNYSHSFDTDKLASIFYTMIIPMLNPLIYSLRNKDVKSAGQRIWKKVCKI; from the coding sequence ATGGAGAAACAGAACCTCACAGTCATGAATGAATTCATCCTTGTGGGCATCACTGACCGCCCTGAGCTGCAGGCACCATTGTTTGGACTGTTTTTCATCATCTATCTTACCTCCCTGATGGGAAATATGGGCATGATCATACTCACAATAGTAGACTCCCGACTGCAAACACCCATGTACTTCTTTCTCAAACACTTGGCTGTCACTGATCTTGGTTATTCTACAGCTATAGGACCTAAAATGATAGAAAATTTTGTTGTGAACCAAAATACAATATCCTATTATCTTTGTGCTATACAGCtagcttgctttcttctgttcATTACTTGTGAACTTTTTATTCTGTCTGCCAtgtcctatgaccgctatgtggccatctgtaacCCACTGCTCTACACTGCCATCATGTCACAGAAGAAATGTTGGCTACTAGTGGTAATTGCATATCTGTAtggtttgtttctgtctcttacaATTACTTTAAAGATGTTCAAGCTGTCATTCTGCAGCTACAATGTAATCAATCATTTTTTCTGTGACTGCATCACTTTGGTACCTTTGCTCTGTTCAAACACTCATGATATTCAGTtggtaattttaatatttgcCATTTTTGACTTGATTTCATCTCTTCTGGTTGTTCTTATGTCCTATCTCCTCATCCTCATAGCCATTCTGAGGATGAACTCTACTGCAGGTAGGCACAAGGCATTTGCAACTTGTGGATCACACCTGACAGTGGTCATCGTCTTCTATGGGACTTTGATATCTATGTATTTGCAGCCTAATTATAGTCACTCTTTTGACACTGACAAGTTGGCATCCATCTTTTATACCATGATTATCCCCATGTTGAATCCCTTGATCTATAGCTTGAGGAACAAGGATGTGAAAAGTGCTGGACAGAGGATATGGAAGAAGGTGTGTAAGATTTGA